The Halobacteriovoraceae bacterium genome includes a region encoding these proteins:
- a CDS encoding DUF4339 domain-containing protein: protein MGQTVIKELNREGLIDLILTNKEIVSRAIPSHELFMLFHGGEYFGPLCKDDLQAINQMDPFFFEKYKLKIFNEKEKHNLGHWINFYEHPLFQRRKPELVLENMSQELAEKSKYFILKNGQSLGPYSYEELKHEILHKSLYYTDLFRSNEEDDWDKIYKIPGFDRRATLPGMDEEEELPDAPDVDLIKKSAEEVSQILDANKLLEDQNRNSLANLMALSTERAKKFLAVSRTQISNSSNVLSNKKYRYWAIGLISIVALGIVAFLFTDEIKKQFDMAEVNKQKKSKATKIDKSSKNDTLAKDNSIEEMDEQEKLESDSKRQEAIEKRLQARIDKEQRRKERQRNREQKRLGERDNYDAATYDDYVPSDEYYYDDDVPELEGEATSNPRRPASRANKRSNSSTGTEREEKSRAEDEYYEDQDENSSYDGVAEEPELFDEELPPLEEEENY from the coding sequence ATGGGCCAAACAGTCATAAAAGAATTAAATCGTGAGGGATTAATAGATCTTATTCTTACGAATAAAGAAATTGTTTCAAGAGCAATACCATCACATGAATTATTTATGCTCTTTCATGGTGGTGAGTACTTTGGCCCATTATGCAAAGATGATCTTCAAGCTATTAATCAAATGGACCCTTTTTTCTTTGAAAAATACAAACTTAAAATTTTTAACGAGAAAGAAAAACACAATTTAGGTCATTGGATAAATTTTTATGAACATCCTTTATTTCAAAGGAGAAAGCCCGAACTTGTACTTGAGAATATGTCTCAGGAATTGGCCGAAAAATCAAAATATTTTATATTGAAAAATGGACAGTCTTTAGGCCCCTATTCGTATGAAGAACTCAAACATGAAATTCTTCATAAAAGTTTATATTACACAGATCTTTTTCGAAGTAATGAAGAAGACGACTGGGATAAAATCTATAAAATACCAGGATTTGACAGACGAGCAACATTACCCGGAATGGATGAAGAGGAAGAACTACCCGATGCTCCTGATGTTGATTTGATTAAAAAAAGTGCAGAAGAAGTATCGCAAATACTAGATGCAAATAAATTATTAGAAGATCAAAATAGGAATTCTCTGGCCAATTTAATGGCCCTAAGTACAGAAAGAGCTAAAAAGTTTCTGGCCGTATCAAGAACACAAATTTCAAATTCAAGCAATGTTCTATCGAATAAAAAGTATCGCTATTGGGCCATTGGGTTAATTTCGATTGTTGCATTGGGTATTGTTGCCTTTTTATTTACTGATGAAATAAAAAAACAATTTGACATGGCCGAAGTAAATAAACAAAAAAAATCTAAAGCAACTAAGATTGATAAGTCATCTAAAAATGATACTTTGGCCAAAGACAATAGTATTGAGGAAATGGATGAACAAGAGAAACTTGAGTCTGACTCAAAAAGACAAGAGGCCATTGAAAAAAGACTTCAGGCCCGAATAGACAAAGAACAAAGAAGAAAAGAAAGACAAAGAAATAGAGAACAAAAAAGATTAGGAGAGCGGGATAATTATGATGCTGCTACATATGATGATTATGTACCTTCTGACGAATATTATTATGATGATGATGTTCCTGAATTAGAAGGTGAAGCTACCAGTAACCCAAGAAGACCAGCTTCTAGAGCAAACAAAAGATCAAATTCAAGTACTGGAACAGAAAGAGAAGAAAAATCCAGAGCTGAAGATGAATATTACGAAGATCAAGATGAAAATTCTTCATATGATGGAGTCGCAGAAGAACCAGAATTATTTGATGAGGAGTTGCCTCCTCTTGAAGAAGAAGAAAATTATTAA
- the lpdA gene encoding dihydrolipoyl dehydrogenase has translation MKEFDIVVIGSGPGGYTCAIRCAQLGMKTAIVEKYNTLGGTCLNVGCIPSKAFLDSSERYHELLTGHKDHGIEVGEVKLNFKKLMDRVAKVVSDTSSGINYLMKKNKIEVFQGHGSFKDRNTLEVQSQKEQIILNSKKFIIATGSKPSSLPGVSIDKKRVITSTEALKLGEVPKHLVVIGGGVIGLELGACYRRLGSEVSVVEYAPSLVGMMDGDLAKELTKVFKKDGFKLYTGYGVTEVTNKGKTVTIKAKNTKNNEEISIEGDYCLVAVGRKAYTEGLGLEKIGIKTDERGKILVNSEFETTIPNIYAIGDVIAGAMLAHKAEEEGVVLAEKIAGQKPHIHYNLIPSVIYTWPEVASVGSTEEELKKAGISYKKGSYPIKALGRARASNEFFGFVKVLAHKDTDEILGVHMIGPRAADMIAEAVLAMEYRASAEDVARTCHAHPTYSEAFKEASLATTDNRAINI, from the coding sequence ATGAAAGAATTTGATATAGTTGTAATTGGATCTGGCCCAGGTGGGTACACTTGTGCCATTCGTTGTGCTCAGTTAGGCATGAAAACAGCAATCGTTGAAAAATATAATACCCTAGGCGGAACATGCTTAAATGTTGGTTGTATCCCCTCAAAAGCATTTTTAGATTCTTCAGAACGTTATCATGAATTACTCACAGGCCACAAAGACCATGGAATAGAAGTAGGTGAAGTAAAATTAAATTTTAAAAAATTGATGGATAGAGTTGCAAAAGTTGTATCTGATACATCATCTGGTATTAACTATCTAATGAAAAAAAATAAAATTGAAGTTTTTCAGGGTCATGGATCCTTCAAAGACAGAAACACTCTTGAAGTACAATCACAAAAAGAGCAAATTATTTTGAACTCAAAGAAATTTATCATTGCAACAGGATCAAAACCATCAAGTTTACCCGGTGTAAGTATTGACAAAAAACGTGTCATCACTTCTACCGAGGCCTTAAAATTAGGTGAAGTACCTAAACATTTAGTTGTCATTGGTGGAGGAGTGATTGGATTAGAACTTGGTGCTTGTTATCGTAGACTTGGCTCCGAAGTAAGCGTTGTTGAATATGCACCTTCTCTTGTAGGTATGATGGATGGTGATTTAGCCAAAGAACTCACAAAAGTTTTCAAAAAAGATGGATTTAAACTCTATACAGGTTATGGAGTTACTGAAGTTACAAACAAGGGTAAAACGGTAACGATAAAAGCTAAAAATACAAAAAACAATGAAGAAATTTCTATCGAAGGTGATTATTGCCTCGTCGCAGTGGGAAGAAAGGCCTATACAGAAGGACTAGGTCTAGAAAAAATTGGTATCAAAACCGATGAACGTGGAAAAATTTTAGTAAATTCAGAATTTGAAACAACAATTCCTAATATATACGCTATCGGAGACGTTATTGCTGGAGCAATGTTGGCCCATAAGGCCGAAGAAGAAGGAGTTGTTCTCGCTGAAAAAATCGCAGGTCAAAAACCACACATACATTACAATCTTATACCCTCTGTTATCTATACGTGGCCAGAAGTGGCCAGTGTTGGAAGTACTGAAGAGGAACTTAAAAAGGCCGGAATTTCATATAAAAAAGGGAGCTATCCCATTAAGGCCCTTGGAAGGGCCAGAGCTTCAAATGAATTTTTTGGTTTTGTTAAGGTTTTGGCCCATAAAGATACAGATGAAATTCTAGGTGTTCATATGATTGGCCCTAGGGCCGCAGACATGATCGCTGAAGCTGTACTAGCAATGGAATATAGGGCCTCTGCTGAAGACGTTGCTAGAACTTGCCACGCACATCCGACATATTCTGAAGCGTTCAAAGAGGCCTCTCTTGCAACGACTGATAATAGAGCTATTAATATTTAA
- the odhB gene encoding 2-oxoglutarate dehydrogenase complex dihydrolipoyllysine-residue succinyltransferase, with product MTIEIKVPSVGESITEVTLVTWLKSDGEFVQEDEAICELESDKATVEVPAEKGGVLKIVASEGDTLNIGALLCTIEPGINEQITSPPKKEEVETSPIPQPSGADKFYDEKKYASPAAQKILSEKGIETKDISGSGKDGRITKEDALKANITRPASIDSHLVSESKTERSVENVPMSRLRKTIAKRLVEAKNTTAMLTTFNEVDLHEVMQIRKKYKDMFKEKHEVGLGFMSFFTKAACMALQEFPDINAQINGDEIRYHHYCDIGIAVSTPKGLVVPIVRNAEQLTLAEIEKDILRLAKKGRDGKISIDEMQGGTFTITNGGVFGSMLSTPILNLPQSAILGMHNIVERPVALNGQVVIRPIMYLALSYDHRIVDGKESVSFLKRIKDLLEDPCRLLINV from the coding sequence ATGACGATTGAAATCAAAGTCCCAAGTGTGGGTGAATCGATAACAGAAGTAACATTAGTCACTTGGTTAAAAAGTGACGGTGAATTTGTCCAAGAAGATGAGGCCATTTGCGAGCTCGAATCAGATAAAGCAACCGTTGAAGTTCCGGCCGAAAAAGGTGGCGTTTTAAAGATTGTCGCTTCTGAAGGTGATACTTTAAATATTGGAGCGCTACTTTGTACAATTGAACCAGGAATCAATGAACAGATAACTTCTCCTCCTAAAAAAGAGGAAGTTGAAACTTCTCCCATCCCACAACCATCAGGGGCCGATAAATTTTACGACGAGAAAAAATATGCCTCCCCCGCTGCTCAAAAAATTCTCTCAGAAAAAGGAATCGAAACTAAAGATATTTCAGGTTCTGGCAAAGATGGACGAATAACCAAAGAAGATGCTTTGAAAGCAAATATTACTCGTCCTGCTTCAATTGATTCACATCTTGTTTCAGAATCTAAAACTGAAAGATCTGTCGAAAATGTACCGATGTCCAGGCTAAGAAAAACAATCGCTAAAAGACTAGTTGAAGCTAAAAATACAACGGCAATGCTTACAACTTTTAACGAAGTTGATCTTCACGAAGTCATGCAAATTCGAAAAAAATATAAAGATATGTTCAAAGAAAAACATGAAGTAGGACTTGGATTTATGTCTTTTTTTACGAAGGCCGCTTGTATGGCATTGCAAGAGTTTCCAGATATTAATGCTCAGATTAATGGTGATGAAATTCGTTACCATCACTATTGTGACATAGGTATCGCTGTTTCAACTCCAAAAGGACTAGTTGTACCTATAGTAAGAAATGCTGAGCAACTAACTCTAGCTGAAATAGAAAAAGATATTTTACGACTTGCTAAAAAAGGTCGAGATGGAAAAATTTCAATCGATGAAATGCAAGGCGGTACCTTTACTATCACAAATGGTGGCGTTTTTGGATCGATGCTGTCTACTCCTATTTTAAATCTACCTCAATCAGCAATACTTGGAATGCATAATATTGTTGAAAGACCAGTCGCTTTGAATGGACAAGTTGTCATTAGACCAATTATGTATTTGGCACTTTCTTATGATCACCGTATTGTAGATGGTAAAGAATCTGTGAGCTTTCTAAAAAGAATCAAAGATCTTCTTGAAGATCCTTGTCGATTGCTCATAAATGTTTAA
- a CDS encoding 2-oxoglutarate dehydrogenase E1 component, protein MKKSDNSHLTGSDNAYVDALYENFSNNPDSVDETWKKFFQGFEYALNSGSEHFPIEMKNPNIENAENAQVFPGESNHVFSGATTDTDKEIHVFRLIQSYRARGHLLSDTNPIRPRRNRDPYLFIENFGLEESDLHKQFSVSKFIGEGNLTLMQVIEHLKRSYCSSIGIEYMHINNTQERRWIKEHFEGTIQGFDHSLEKKKRILEKLNEAVVFENFLQLKYLGQKRFSLEGGESAIPALDAIINKGSDLGVNEFVIGMAHRGRLNVLANIMGKTYEYIFNEFEGTARPDLSLGDGDVKYHLGFRSKTKSSSGNDVYLKLMPNPSHLEVVSPVAIGFTRGQIDKVYGHDSSKICPIIVHGDAAIAGQGIVYETAQMSNLEGYSVGGTIHFVINNQIGFTTDFTDARTSIYSTSVAKAIDVPIIHINGDDVEAVIYAVELAMEYRQKFKKDVYIDMVCYRKHGHNEGDEPKFTQPTFYDLIAKHQDPREIYVSKLVGGNKIEANLAKEMQTHFRTKLQERLDLVKQKDLEYLYQKPDEEWSKLRKSNKSDFDESPETQVSEEKLAKIVERISTTPDEISPIKKAQKIIEERRKRFDNGQIDWALAEMMAYGSLLQDGRTIRISGQDVIRGTFSHRHAMVFDSKTNRPYCALASLAENENKFYIYNSLLSEYAVLGFEYGYSLVSPNNINLWEAQFGDFSNCAQPVFDQFISSSDSKWQMSSDLVVLLPHGYEGQGPEHSSARPERYLQLAAEENMYVCNLTKPSNLFHALRRQVAIPFRKPLIVFTPKSLLRHKDCISNVEEFTNGKFQEIIDDSFAKKTKVKRVLMCTGKVYFDLLEKQLADKRDDIAIVRLEQLYPLADKQLKAILKKYSKAEFIWVQEEPENMGYWTYLLRYKEFRGFEIISRKISASPASGFASVHKKEQEDIVTRSFQTK, encoded by the coding sequence ATGAAAAAGTCAGACAACTCCCATCTCACCGGTTCAGATAATGCTTATGTTGATGCTCTTTATGAAAATTTTTCAAATAATCCTGACTCTGTAGATGAAACATGGAAAAAGTTTTTTCAAGGCTTCGAATATGCTTTGAATTCTGGCAGTGAACATTTTCCAATTGAGATGAAAAATCCAAATATCGAAAATGCTGAAAATGCTCAAGTTTTTCCAGGAGAAAGTAATCATGTTTTCTCTGGCGCAACAACTGATACAGACAAAGAAATTCATGTTTTTCGTTTGATTCAATCTTATCGCGCTAGGGGACATCTTCTTTCTGATACTAATCCAATACGGCCAAGAAGAAATCGCGATCCCTATCTCTTTATCGAAAATTTTGGACTTGAAGAAAGTGATCTCCACAAACAATTTTCAGTTTCTAAATTTATAGGAGAGGGAAATCTCACTCTTATGCAAGTCATTGAACATCTTAAAAGATCCTATTGTTCAAGCATTGGTATAGAGTACATGCATATCAATAACACTCAAGAAAGGCGTTGGATTAAAGAACATTTTGAAGGAACCATACAAGGCTTTGACCATTCTTTGGAAAAGAAAAAAAGAATATTGGAAAAACTCAACGAGGCCGTTGTGTTTGAAAATTTCTTACAACTAAAATATCTAGGCCAAAAGAGATTTTCTCTTGAGGGAGGGGAGAGTGCTATTCCCGCACTAGACGCCATAATTAATAAAGGATCTGATTTAGGTGTTAATGAATTTGTCATAGGTATGGCCCATAGAGGTAGATTGAACGTTTTGGCCAATATCATGGGAAAAACTTATGAGTATATTTTTAATGAATTTGAAGGAACTGCTAGACCTGATCTATCCCTTGGTGATGGAGATGTAAAGTATCACTTAGGTTTTAGATCTAAAACAAAATCCAGTTCAGGAAATGATGTCTATCTTAAATTAATGCCCAACCCTTCACACTTAGAAGTTGTCAGTCCTGTGGCCATCGGTTTTACAAGAGGTCAAATTGATAAGGTTTATGGACATGATTCAAGTAAAATTTGTCCCATTATTGTTCATGGAGACGCTGCAATTGCAGGTCAGGGTATTGTTTATGAAACAGCACAGATGTCTAACTTAGAGGGATATAGTGTTGGTGGAACAATTCACTTTGTTATAAATAATCAAATTGGTTTCACAACTGATTTTACTGATGCTAGAACTTCGATTTATTCAACTTCAGTTGCAAAGGCCATTGATGTTCCGATTATCCACATTAATGGAGATGATGTAGAGGCCGTGATCTATGCAGTCGAGCTCGCTATGGAATATCGTCAGAAATTTAAAAAAGACGTTTATATTGATATGGTTTGCTACAGAAAACACGGCCACAATGAAGGAGATGAACCAAAATTCACTCAACCGACATTCTATGACTTAATTGCAAAACATCAAGATCCAAGAGAAATTTATGTGAGTAAACTTGTTGGTGGAAATAAAATTGAAGCAAATTTAGCTAAAGAAATGCAAACGCATTTTAGGACAAAACTTCAAGAGAGATTAGATTTAGTCAAACAAAAGGATCTTGAATATCTTTATCAAAAACCTGATGAAGAGTGGAGCAAGTTGAGAAAATCAAACAAAAGTGATTTTGATGAATCTCCTGAAACACAGGTGAGTGAAGAAAAACTTGCCAAAATTGTTGAAAGAATATCCACAACTCCAGATGAAATTTCTCCAATAAAGAAGGCCCAGAAGATAATTGAAGAGCGTCGAAAAAGATTTGATAACGGGCAAATTGATTGGGCCCTTGCAGAGATGATGGCCTATGGGTCACTCTTGCAAGATGGACGAACGATTCGAATCTCGGGTCAAGATGTTATTAGAGGAACTTTTTCTCATAGACATGCCATGGTTTTTGATTCTAAAACTAATAGGCCCTACTGTGCACTGGCCTCTTTGGCCGAAAATGAAAACAAATTTTATATTTATAATTCGTTACTGTCTGAGTATGCCGTTTTAGGTTTTGAATATGGTTACTCACTTGTAAGTCCAAACAACATTAATCTTTGGGAGGCCCAATTTGGAGATTTTTCCAATTGTGCTCAACCCGTCTTTGATCAGTTTATTTCTTCAAGTGATTCAAAATGGCAAATGTCTTCTGATCTAGTCGTTCTTCTTCCACATGGCTATGAAGGACAAGGCCCAGAACATTCATCAGCAAGGCCTGAAAGATATCTACAATTGGCCGCTGAAGAAAATATGTATGTTTGCAACTTAACAAAACCTTCAAATCTTTTTCATGCCCTCAGAAGGCAAGTTGCTATTCCATTTAGAAAACCTCTCATTGTGTTTACTCCAAAATCACTATTAAGACACAAAGATTGTATTTCAAATGTTGAAGAATTTACGAATGGAAAATTTCAGGAAATTATCGATGACTCCTTTGCCAAAAAAACAAAAGTTAAACGAGTTCTAATGTGTACTGGAAAAGTTTACTTTGACCTATTAGAAAAACAGTTAGCAGATAAACGTGATGATATTGCAATTGTTAGACTTGAACAGCTTTATCCTCTTGCAGATAAACAATTGAAAGCCATCCTTAAGAAGTACTCAAAAGCAGAATTTATATGGGTTCAGGAAGAACCTGAAAATATGGGCTATTGGACTTATCTTTTAAGATACAAAGAGTTTAGAGGTTTTGAAATTATCTCCCGAAAAATTTCAGCTTCTCCTGCTTCAGGTTTTGCTTCTGTACATAAAAAAGAACAAGAAGACATAGTAACGAGATCATTTCAAACTAAATAA
- a CDS encoding NADP(H)-dependent aldo-keto reductase: MKYNQLGDTDLTVSEICLGTMTWGEQNNEKQAHEQLDFAFERGVNFIDTAEMYPVPPRESTYGKTEQAIGKWGKIKNQRDEIVLASKIAGPGEMVRYIRGGSRLTLAHIRKAVEESLRRLQTDYIDLYQLHWPDRHTNYFGQLGYMPNSNEIVTPILETLEALQKMKSEGKIRHIGVSNETPWGVMTFKYLAETRGLPKIVSIQNPYSLLNRTFEIGLSEISHREKIGLLAYSPLGFGVLTGKYLESMPANARITLFPRFSRYMSDGGIEATKKYVDLARTYELSPAQMALAYVNSRPFLTSNIIGATNLEQLKENIESVNIKLNDEVLAKIEEIHLENSNPCP; this comes from the coding sequence ATGAAATATAATCAATTGGGAGATACGGACCTTACCGTAAGTGAAATTTGTCTAGGAACGATGACCTGGGGTGAGCAAAATAACGAAAAACAGGCCCATGAACAGTTAGACTTCGCATTTGAAAGAGGTGTTAACTTTATTGACACAGCTGAAATGTACCCAGTCCCTCCTCGAGAAAGTACTTATGGAAAAACTGAGCAGGCCATTGGGAAATGGGGCAAAATAAAAAATCAGAGAGATGAAATCGTACTGGCCTCCAAAATAGCGGGGCCAGGAGAAATGGTTCGCTATATTCGAGGTGGTTCGAGACTCACTTTGGCCCATATCCGTAAGGCCGTTGAAGAAAGTTTGCGTCGCTTACAAACAGATTACATTGATCTTTATCAATTGCACTGGCCAGATAGACATACTAATTATTTTGGTCAACTTGGCTATATGCCAAATTCAAATGAAATTGTTACACCTATTTTAGAAACCTTAGAAGCACTTCAAAAAATGAAATCCGAAGGAAAAATTAGACACATTGGAGTATCTAATGAGACTCCTTGGGGAGTCATGACATTTAAATATCTAGCTGAAACAAGAGGATTACCAAAGATTGTATCAATCCAAAATCCCTATAGTCTACTTAACAGAACTTTTGAAATAGGTCTTTCTGAAATTTCACATAGAGAAAAAATTGGACTTCTGGCCTACTCACCTCTGGGTTTTGGAGTTCTCACTGGAAAATACCTTGAAAGTATGCCGGCCAATGCGAGAATTACATTATTTCCTCGTTTTAGTAGGTACATGTCTGACGGTGGGATTGAGGCCACAAAAAAATATGTCGATTTAGCTCGAACTTATGAATTATCTCCAGCACAAATGGCATTGGCCTATGTAAACTCGAGGCCATTTCTCACGAGCAATATTATCGGTGCAACAAATTTAGAACAACTCAAGGAAAATATAGAATCAGTTAATATAAAATTAAATGATGAAGTATTGGCAAAAATTGAAGAAATTCATCTCGAAAACAGCAATCCTTGTCCATAG
- a CDS encoding carbon starvation protein A, whose product MNASYIALGCLVLFALAYRFYARYISTKIFQLDLLNEEKTPALKYEDGIDFVPTRKEILIGHHFSSIAGAAPIVGPAVAAIWGWVPAILWIVFGVIFIGACHDFGTLFVSMKNNGKSIAEFTEGLLGLRTKYLFLIIIFFLVWMVIAVFTLVIANLFISYPASVIPINFEIIVAVLLGLYINHHKGDLKIPSILAQIGLIIMVFVGTKYPISLDPLFGQSSLMAWIIFLLIYSFIASVLPVWMLLQPRDFINSHQLFLGLGLLLVGLFVTSPTIVAPAINPNPVGAPPWFPFLFITIACGAISGFHGLVSGGTTSKQIQKWTDARPIGYGSMLGEGLLALIATLAVTAGFESKALWHNHYATWNAANGLSAKINAFVTGSSKFLNSIGISEDISQTFIAVLIISFAATSLDTACRIQRYIIAEFGDVTGVKVLKNRYIGSSIAVLSALFLMLTSDGGKGGLHLWPLFGATNQMLAGLSLIIISVYLYKNRRPCKSFLIPAFFILAMTFMSLVLNIQHYLNEKKFLLLVLGVFLTLSQLWIIIESFFLLKNLKNK is encoded by the coding sequence ATGAATGCCTCATATATTGCGCTTGGATGTCTTGTCCTTTTTGCTTTGGCGTATCGTTTTTACGCACGTTATATCTCTACGAAAATCTTCCAACTTGACCTACTCAATGAAGAAAAAACTCCCGCTTTAAAATATGAAGATGGAATCGATTTTGTACCCACTAGAAAAGAGATCCTGATAGGTCATCATTTTAGTTCAATAGCAGGAGCTGCACCTATCGTTGGGCCAGCAGTTGCGGCCATATGGGGGTGGGTACCTGCTATATTGTGGATTGTCTTTGGAGTAATTTTTATTGGTGCTTGCCATGACTTTGGCACTCTTTTTGTTTCAATGAAAAATAATGGAAAATCTATTGCAGAATTTACCGAAGGCCTACTTGGTCTTAGGACGAAATATCTATTTCTTATTATCATTTTCTTTCTTGTTTGGATGGTTATTGCTGTATTTACATTAGTTATTGCAAATTTATTTATCAGTTATCCAGCGTCAGTTATACCGATCAATTTTGAAATTATAGTTGCTGTTTTACTTGGACTTTATATCAATCATCATAAAGGTGATTTAAAAATACCTTCGATATTAGCACAAATAGGTCTAATCATCATGGTTTTTGTTGGTACGAAGTATCCTATTTCACTAGATCCCCTTTTTGGACAAAGTTCACTTATGGCCTGGATAATTTTTCTTTTAATCTATAGTTTTATTGCTTCTGTTTTGCCTGTTTGGATGCTTCTCCAGCCAAGGGATTTTATCAATTCGCATCAATTATTTTTAGGGCTTGGATTGTTATTAGTAGGTTTATTTGTTACAAGTCCGACAATAGTTGCTCCGGCCATAAATCCAAATCCAGTTGGAGCTCCACCATGGTTTCCCTTTCTTTTCATTACGATCGCATGTGGAGCGATCAGTGGATTTCATGGACTTGTTTCTGGAGGAACGACAAGTAAGCAGATTCAAAAATGGACAGACGCACGTCCAATTGGCTATGGCTCAATGCTTGGAGAAGGTTTATTAGCTTTAATTGCAACACTTGCAGTAACTGCTGGTTTTGAATCAAAAGCGCTTTGGCACAATCATTATGCCACTTGGAACGCGGCCAATGGACTATCTGCAAAGATAAATGCCTTCGTTACAGGATCTTCAAAGTTTTTGAACAGTATTGGAATATCTGAAGACATTTCACAAACATTTATAGCTGTATTAATAATAAGTTTTGCAGCTACAAGTTTGGACACTGCTTGTAGAATCCAGCGTTATATTATTGCTGAATTTGGAGATGTTACAGGAGTTAAAGTTTTAAAAAATAGATATATTGGTTCTTCAATTGCAGTTTTATCAGCTCTATTTCTGATGCTAACAAGTGACGGTGGGAAAGGGGGGTTGCATTTATGGCCGTTATTTGGAGCAACAAATCAGATGTTGGCCGGATTAAGTTTGATCATAATTAGTGTCTATCTCTATAAAAATAGGAGACCATGTAAATCATTTCTTATTCCAGCATTTTTTATCTTGGCCATGACTTTCATGTCTTTAGTCTTGAATATACAACATTATTTAAATGAAAAGAAATTCCTTCTTCTTGTACTCGGAGTTTTTCTTACGCTTTCTCAACTTTGGATTATCATTGAATCTTTTTTTCTGCTAAAAAATCTAAAAAATAAGTAA